One Pseudomonas sp. C27(2019) DNA window includes the following coding sequences:
- the ftsA gene encoding cell division protein FtsA has protein sequence MAHESNHNMIVGLDIGTSKVVALVAEVTPEGELNIIGIGTHPTRGLKKGVVINIESTVQSLQHAIDEAQAMADCNIHSVFVGIAGSHIRSQNSDGIVAIRNREVSYADLERVLDAAQAVAIPSDQKVLHTLAQDYVIDNQEGVREPLGMSGVRLEARVHVVTCAVNASQNIEKCVSRCDLQIEDMILEQLASASSVLTEDEMELGVCLVDIGGGTSDIAIFTEGAIRHTAVIPIAGDQVTNDIAMALRTPTQYAEQIKIRYACALAKLAGPGETIKVPSVGDRAPRELSRQALAEVVEPRYEELFTLILTELRRSGYEDMIPAGIVLTGGTAKMEGAVELAEEIFHMPVRLGAPHGIKGVGDVALNPVYSTAVGLLMYGLRKQTEGANRPGEGYDQTEEKTPVFIRVKRWLQNQL, from the coding sequence ATGGCACATGAAAGTAACCACAACATGATTGTTGGTCTTGATATAGGCACCTCCAAGGTTGTGGCGTTGGTTGCCGAAGTCACTCCTGAAGGTGAGTTGAACATTATTGGTATCGGCACACATCCAACGCGCGGTTTGAAAAAAGGTGTGGTGATTAATATTGAGTCGACAGTGCAGTCGCTACAGCACGCTATTGATGAAGCGCAGGCTATGGCTGACTGCAATATTCATTCGGTATTTGTTGGTATTGCTGGCAGTCATATCCGTAGCCAAAACTCTGACGGGATTGTGGCAATCCGCAATCGCGAAGTCAGCTATGCGGATTTAGAGCGTGTGCTTGATGCTGCACAAGCGGTGGCGATTCCCTCCGATCAGAAAGTGCTGCATACCCTGGCACAGGATTATGTGATTGATAACCAAGAGGGCGTGCGTGAGCCGTTGGGAATGTCGGGTGTGCGTTTAGAGGCGCGCGTGCATGTGGTGACCTGTGCGGTGAACGCTTCACAAAATATTGAAAAGTGTGTCAGCCGCTGTGATTTACAGATTGAAGACATGATTCTTGAGCAGCTGGCTTCGGCCAGCTCGGTACTAACCGAAGATGAAATGGAATTGGGCGTGTGCTTGGTGGATATCGGCGGCGGTACTTCTGATATCGCAATTTTCACTGAAGGCGCAATTCGCCATACCGCCGTTATCCCCATTGCCGGTGATCAAGTCACCAATGATATCGCCATGGCATTGCGCACGCCGACCCAGTATGCCGAGCAAATCAAAATACGCTATGCCTGTGCGCTGGCGAAATTAGCAGGCCCTGGTGAGACGATTAAAGTCCCAAGCGTGGGTGATCGTGCGCCGCGCGAGCTGTCTCGACAAGCCTTAGCTGAGGTCGTTGAGCCGCGTTATGAGGAGTTATTCACATTAATTCTTACTGAGCTGCGCCGCAGTGGCTACGAGGACATGATTCCAGCCGGGATTGTGTTGACTGGTGGTACTGCAAAAATGGAAGGCGCTGTTGAATTGGCTGAAGAGATTTTCCATATGCCGGTGCGTTTAGGAGCGCCACACGGCATTAAAGGTGTCGGCGATGTCGCACTTAACCCTGTTTATTCAACCGCCGTTGGTTTGCTGATGTATGGACTGCGTAAGCAAACAGAGGGCGCTAATAGGCCAGGTGAAGGCTACGACCAAACAGAAGAAAAAACGCCAGTGTTTATACGTGTTAAACGCTGGTTACAAAATCAATTGTAA
- a CDS encoding cell division protein FtsQ/DivIB, whose protein sequence is MNKVQRHAKTAPRRGATRQAPARGARRAAVRKTPGQWFKRIWSVCSFAALAGLVVAAALNAERGWQLLKPHVNPPISTVRVLGDLTAKNRLAVQKKSMTYSTGSFFSVDIAAVRGAVEELPWVASAEVSRIWPDQLQVIIQEQLPVARWGKDALLSTQGYLFLTQDVEAYEHLPQLFGPKNTQTRVMQQYLTFSQALRPLGYSIKELEMRERGSWFVTTQTGLQLLFGRDHLVEKVRRFAVVYEKQLKQQIDKIERVDLRYANGLAVAWRAPIESETTAVVAQ, encoded by the coding sequence GTGAATAAAGTACAGCGGCACGCTAAGACTGCACCTCGACGTGGGGCGACGCGACAAGCGCCTGCACGTGGAGCGCGTCGTGCTGCTGTGCGCAAAACGCCAGGCCAGTGGTTCAAGCGAATCTGGAGTGTTTGCAGTTTTGCTGCCTTGGCTGGCTTAGTGGTAGCGGCAGCGTTGAATGCTGAGCGGGGCTGGCAGTTGCTTAAGCCGCATGTCAATCCGCCTATTTCGACAGTACGTGTATTGGGCGACTTAACCGCAAAAAATCGGCTGGCAGTGCAAAAAAAATCAATGACCTACAGCACAGGGTCGTTTTTTTCTGTGGATATTGCTGCTGTGCGTGGTGCCGTTGAAGAGTTGCCGTGGGTGGCCAGCGCTGAAGTGAGCCGAATTTGGCCAGACCAATTGCAGGTCATCATCCAAGAGCAGTTGCCGGTCGCACGCTGGGGTAAGGATGCTTTACTCAGCACGCAAGGTTATTTGTTTCTGACTCAGGATGTTGAAGCGTATGAGCACTTGCCGCAGTTGTTTGGCCCTAAAAATACGCAAACACGGGTGATGCAGCAGTATCTGACATTTAGCCAGGCGCTGCGTCCTTTGGGTTACTCAATAAAAGAGCTGGAAATGCGCGAGCGCGGCAGTTGGTTTGTGACTACGCAAACAGGTTTGCAGCTGCTGTTTGGGCGCGATCATTTGGTTGAGAAAGTCCGTCGTTTTGCAGTGGTGTATGAAAAACAGTTGAAACAACAGATTGATAAAATTGAACGGGTTGATTTGCGCTACGCCAATGGTTTGGCTGTTGCATGGCGCGCCCCGATTGAAAGTGAAACTACAGCAGTGGTGGCACAGTGA
- a CDS encoding D-alanine--D-alanine ligase: MSQAFDVNAFGRVAVLYGGRSAEREVSLKSGAAVLAALQAAGVDAFAIDVGDDLLARLCAEQIDRAFIVLHGRGGEDGTVQGLLECAGIPYTGSGVLASALAMDKLRTKQIWHSVGLPTPRHAVLTSEQDCQQAAQDLGFPLIVKPASEGSSIGMAKVDDVDALLAAWQAARQFDSHVLVEQWISGPEFTVAMLAGDVLPPIRLATNNAFYDYDAKYLSNETQYQIPCGLDAVKETELRALAARACQTLGVTGWGRADVMQDAQGNFWLLEVNTVPGMTDHSLVPMAAQAAGLDFQALVLSILASTVQARG; encoded by the coding sequence ATGAGTCAGGCTTTTGATGTTAACGCCTTCGGTCGTGTTGCCGTGCTGTATGGCGGGCGCAGTGCAGAGCGTGAGGTTTCTCTGAAGTCTGGTGCGGCTGTGTTAGCTGCATTGCAGGCCGCAGGTGTCGATGCGTTTGCTATTGATGTGGGTGATGACCTGTTGGCGCGTTTGTGTGCAGAGCAGATTGATCGTGCTTTTATCGTGCTACATGGGCGCGGTGGCGAAGATGGAACCGTCCAGGGTTTGCTGGAGTGCGCAGGCATTCCTTATACCGGCAGCGGTGTTCTGGCATCGGCTTTAGCTATGGATAAATTGCGCACCAAGCAAATTTGGCACAGCGTTGGCCTACCCACCCCGCGCCATGCAGTTCTTACTAGCGAGCAAGATTGTCAGCAGGCTGCGCAAGATTTGGGTTTTCCATTGATTGTTAAGCCAGCCAGCGAAGGCTCTAGTATTGGCATGGCCAAGGTTGATGATGTAGATGCTTTATTAGCGGCTTGGCAAGCAGCACGTCAGTTTGACTCGCACGTGTTGGTTGAGCAGTGGATCTCGGGCCCAGAATTTACCGTGGCAATGCTAGCTGGTGACGTATTGCCACCGATTCGCTTAGCAACGAATAACGCTTTTTATGATTATGACGCTAAGTATTTATCCAATGAGACTCAGTATCAGATTCCTTGTGGTTTAGATGCAGTGAAGGAAACTGAGTTGCGAGCGCTCGCCGCGCGCGCCTGCCAAACACTCGGTGTGACGGGTTGGGGGCGAGCGGATGTGATGCAAGACGCACAGGGCAATTTTTGGCTGCTTGAAGTTAACACTGTACCGGGTATGACCGACCACAGTTTGGTGCCCATGGCTGCGCAGGCAGCGGGTTTAGATTTTCAAGCGTTAGTGCTGAGTATTTTAGCCAGCACAGTACAGGCGCGAGGTTAG
- the murC gene encoding UDP-N-acetylmuramate--L-alanine ligase, producing MRRMRRIRRIHFIGIGGTGMCGIAEVLRNLGYEVSGSDLKPSAVTERLQSLGVQVVFGHHAENVEHADVLVVSSAINPSNPEVARGLERRIPVVPRAEMLAELMRYRHGIAVAGTHGKTTTTSLLASVFAAAGLDPTFVIGGRLNAAGSNAQLGAGCYLIAEADESDASFLHLQPMVSVVTNIDADHMSTYGGDFNKLKKTFVDFLHNLPFYGLAVLCVDDPSVRDIAKQVKRPMITYGFSDDADLRAIDVSQEGMRTSFTVLRKGRQPLPVAVNMPGKHNVLNALATIAIATDEGIADSAIIAGLSGFQGVGRRFQMYGELPVEGGSVMLVDDYGHHPSEVAAVIKAVHDGWPGRRLVMVYQPHRYSRTRDLYEDFVQVLGETNVLLLLEVYPAGEEPIPGAGSRQLCHSIRQRGRLDPLHVERGAELAPLLKPLLQPGDILLCQGAGDVGGIAPSLIKHPLFAGTAQEVQQ from the coding sequence ATGCGCCGTATGCGCCGTATTCGTCGTATCCATTTTATTGGTATTGGCGGCACCGGTATGTGCGGTATCGCTGAAGTGTTACGCAACCTTGGCTACGAAGTCTCAGGCTCAGATTTAAAGCCTTCTGCGGTGACCGAGCGTTTGCAAAGTTTAGGCGTACAGGTAGTGTTTGGTCACCATGCTGAAAACGTTGAACACGCCGATGTATTGGTGGTGTCGAGTGCGATTAACCCATCCAACCCTGAAGTGGCGCGCGGCTTAGAGCGTCGTATTCCGGTGGTGCCACGCGCTGAGATGCTGGCTGAATTGATGCGCTATCGCCATGGTATTGCGGTGGCGGGTACTCACGGTAAAACCACCACCACAAGTTTACTTGCGTCTGTCTTTGCTGCAGCTGGCCTAGATCCAACCTTTGTGATTGGTGGTCGTTTAAATGCAGCGGGCAGTAATGCGCAGCTGGGAGCTGGGTGTTATTTGATTGCCGAAGCGGATGAAAGTGATGCCAGCTTCTTGCATCTACAGCCTATGGTTTCGGTGGTCACTAACATTGATGCCGACCATATGAGCACCTATGGCGGTGACTTTAATAAGCTGAAAAAGACCTTTGTGGATTTTCTGCACAACTTACCTTTTTATGGTTTGGCCGTGCTCTGTGTTGATGATCCATCGGTGCGCGATATAGCTAAGCAAGTCAAACGCCCGATGATCACCTATGGCTTCTCGGACGATGCCGATTTGCGTGCAATTGATGTCTCACAAGAGGGTATGCGCACCTCCTTTACCGTGCTGCGTAAGGGCCGTCAGCCGCTGCCGGTTGCGGTCAATATGCCGGGTAAACATAACGTTTTGAATGCGCTAGCAACCATTGCCATTGCCACCGATGAAGGCATTGCTGACTCCGCTATTATTGCCGGTCTGTCGGGCTTCCAAGGTGTGGGGCGGCGCTTTCAGATGTACGGTGAGCTGCCGGTAGAGGGCGGTAGCGTGATGTTAGTGGATGATTATGGCCATCATCCCAGTGAAGTTGCTGCAGTGATTAAAGCAGTACATGACGGCTGGCCAGGACGACGTTTAGTCATGGTCTATCAGCCGCACCGCTATAGCCGTACCCGTGACTTGTATGAAGATTTTGTCCAAGTGCTGGGCGAAACCAATGTCTTGCTGCTGTTGGAAGTGTATCCAGCCGGAGAAGAGCCGATTCCAGGTGCCGGCAGTCGTCAACTGTGTCATAGCATTCGCCAGCGTGGCCGTCTTGATCCTTTACACGTGGAACGTGGCGCAGAACTCGCACCTTTATTAAAACCCTTGCTGCAGCCGGGTGACATTTTGTTATGCCAAGGCGCAGGTGATGTTGGCGGCATTGCGCCGAGTTTAATCAAGCATCCGTTATTTGCTGGTACTGCTCAGGAGGTACAGCAATGA
- the murG gene encoding undecaprenyldiphospho-muramoylpentapeptide beta-N-acetylglucosaminyltransferase, which produces MRANILIMAAGTGGHVFPALACAEEFTARGYQVHWLGAGRGIENELVPQAGFTLHTLNVDGLRGKGVRSLLTAPFKLLAALLQAKRLMRELKPVCVLGMGGYVSGPGGLAAKLSSVPLVIHEQNAVAGTANRALSTFATRICEAFPNTFKKRTNCVTTGNPVRESLFLATPRNALQQRAVNLLVLGGSLGAEPLNKLVPAALAKIPAQLRPEVTHQAGREHDQVTRERYQQAEVEAQVLPFISDMARAYAWADLVICRAGALTVSELAAAGLASFLVPLPHAIDDHQTRNAEFLATQGAAVLLPQHATDADRLAAQLTEVLMDKNRITAMGEQARVLAQPDATQQVVGVCLEVAHG; this is translated from the coding sequence ATGCGCGCTAATATTTTAATTATGGCGGCCGGCACCGGTGGGCATGTGTTCCCAGCCTTAGCCTGTGCCGAAGAATTTACAGCGCGCGGCTATCAAGTGCATTGGTTAGGCGCAGGTCGCGGTATTGAGAATGAATTGGTACCTCAAGCCGGCTTTACCTTGCACACCTTAAATGTGGATGGTTTACGTGGTAAAGGCGTGCGCTCATTACTGACTGCACCTTTTAAATTACTGGCGGCATTGTTGCAGGCAAAACGTCTGATGCGTGAACTCAAGCCAGTCTGCGTGTTGGGCATGGGCGGCTATGTCAGTGGTCCAGGCGGCTTAGCGGCCAAGCTGTCATCTGTGCCATTGGTGATCCATGAGCAAAATGCTGTGGCAGGCACGGCCAATCGTGCCTTATCGACGTTTGCCACGCGCATCTGTGAAGCGTTTCCAAATACCTTTAAAAAACGCACAAACTGCGTGACAACTGGTAACCCAGTGCGCGAGTCACTGTTTTTAGCGACACCGCGTAATGCCCTGCAGCAACGTGCGGTCAATTTGTTAGTGCTGGGTGGCAGCTTAGGTGCCGAGCCGTTGAACAAGTTGGTGCCAGCCGCTTTAGCGAAAATACCTGCTCAATTACGTCCTGAGGTCACCCACCAAGCCGGCCGTGAGCATGATCAAGTGACCCGCGAGCGCTACCAACAAGCAGAGGTTGAAGCGCAGGTGCTGCCGTTTATTAGTGATATGGCGCGTGCTTATGCGTGGGCCGATTTAGTCATTTGTCGTGCTGGCGCATTAACCGTCAGTGAGTTGGCAGCGGCAGGTTTGGCATCATTTTTAGTGCCGTTACCGCATGCCATTGATGACCACCAAACACGCAATGCAGAATTTTTGGCAACGCAGGGCGCAGCCGTCCTGCTGCCACAACATGCTACTGATGCAGATCGTTTAGCTGCACAGTTAACCGAGGTATTGATGGATAAGAACCGTATTACTGCTATGGGTGAGCAGGCGCGTGTATTAGCGCAGCCTGATGCAACGCAGCAAGTGGTTGGCGTATGTTTGGAGGTGGCCCATGGTTGA
- the ftsW gene encoding putative lipid II flippase FtsW, whose translation MSIGYLRDLLAQPSPWRHNNRMDIDFPLLAACAFLMGIGLVMIASASSAVAEFNHGNSFYYFIRHVVYIVIALCAGWVTLLVPMSVWQRYSGWLLVIAFVVLILVLVPGIGREVNGSRRWIGVGIFNIQPSELAKLFMVIFLAGFLVRRKEEVKQRLRGLLKPLALAVLMAVLLVNEPDYGAVVVMMGTVIIMLYLAGVSLMLSVPLLLLLLAVFFYWVGFEEYHLARFTSFANPWEDQYGSGYQLTQALIAFGRGEWLGLGLGNSIQKQFFLPEAHTDFVFSVLAEELGMWGALSTLALFVFVSVRALLIGAWAEQAKQYYSAYVAYGLALLWIAQVVINLGVNVGLLPTKGLTLPFISYGGSSLVVCCISLAMLLRIEWERRTQLLSANSMSKAQIAAMAKGVRDAR comes from the coding sequence ATGAGCATTGGCTATCTGCGTGACCTGCTGGCGCAGCCATCACCGTGGCGACACAACAATCGCATGGATATTGACTTCCCATTACTTGCTGCTTGTGCATTTTTAATGGGTATTGGCTTGGTGATGATTGCGTCTGCATCTTCGGCGGTTGCAGAGTTTAACCACGGCAATAGCTTTTATTATTTTATTCGTCATGTGGTGTATATCGTCATCGCTCTGTGTGCCGGTTGGGTCACGCTACTGGTGCCGATGTCAGTTTGGCAGCGTTACAGTGGCTGGCTGCTGGTTATCGCATTTGTGGTGCTGATTCTGGTGTTGGTGCCAGGTATTGGCCGTGAAGTGAATGGCTCTAGACGCTGGATTGGTGTCGGTATTTTTAATATCCAACCATCTGAGTTGGCTAAGTTATTTATGGTGATTTTCTTAGCTGGATTTTTGGTGCGCCGCAAAGAAGAGGTTAAACAGCGTTTGCGCGGTCTGCTGAAGCCTTTAGCGCTAGCGGTATTGATGGCGGTTTTGCTGGTTAACGAGCCTGATTATGGTGCAGTAGTGGTGATGATGGGCACAGTGATCATCATGCTTTACTTGGCAGGTGTGAGCTTGATGCTATCGGTACCTTTGTTGCTGCTTCTACTGGCTGTCTTTTTTTATTGGGTGGGGTTTGAAGAGTATCACTTGGCGCGCTTCACCAGTTTTGCCAACCCATGGGAAGACCAGTACGGCAGCGGTTATCAATTAACTCAGGCACTGATTGCCTTTGGTCGTGGCGAATGGCTGGGACTAGGTTTAGGCAACAGTATTCAAAAGCAGTTTTTCTTGCCTGAAGCGCATACCGATTTCGTGTTTTCGGTGTTGGCTGAAGAGCTGGGTATGTGGGGCGCGCTGAGTACCTTAGCGCTGTTTGTTTTTGTCAGTGTGCGTGCCTTATTGATTGGTGCTTGGGCTGAGCAAGCTAAACAGTACTATTCGGCCTACGTGGCTTATGGTTTGGCGTTACTGTGGATTGCCCAAGTAGTGATTAACCTTGGGGTTAACGTTGGTTTATTGCCGACCAAAGGTTTGACCCTGCCCTTTATCAGCTATGGCGGCAGTTCCTTAGTGGTGTGTTGCATCAGTTTGGCCATGTTATTACGCATTGAGTGGGAGCGTCGTACCCAACTGCTGTCGGCCAACTCAATGAGCAAAGCGCAAATTGCGGCGATGGCGAAGGGGGTGCGTGATGCGCGCTAA
- the murD gene encoding UDP-N-acetylmuramoyl-L-alanine--D-glutamate ligase, with the protein MQNIDQQAQVVVGLGKSGLSLVRFLARQGQAFAVADSRKNPPELIALQRDYPEVAVHCGPLSAELLSAAQVLYVSPGLALTTPALQAAIASGVSISGDIDLFAQHARAPIVAITGSNAKSTVTTLVGQMCSAAGLNTAIGGNLGTPALDLLDDAIDVYVMELSSFQLETTSHLQARVAVCLNISEDHMDRYADLDAYIAAKQRVFDNAQTVVINRDDKASQPQQAQAAAISFGLSEPAAGEFGLREHAAQTYLAYGDELLLPVNALKVRGSHNHANALAALAIGQSMQLPMSAMLSALQAFAGLEHRCQWLRKVQGVDWYNDSKATNVGAALAAIEGLGAEHAGKLILIAGGDGKGADFSSLTAAITKYCRAVVVLGRDAERVAQAVADTVPVERVASLEEAVTAAAQLARVGDSVLLAPACASLDMFKNFEARGELFAQAVGRLL; encoded by the coding sequence GTGCAAAACATTGATCAGCAAGCACAGGTCGTGGTCGGCCTAGGCAAAAGTGGACTGTCATTGGTGCGTTTTTTAGCGCGCCAAGGGCAGGCTTTTGCCGTTGCTGATAGCCGTAAAAATCCGCCTGAGCTGATTGCTTTGCAGCGTGATTACCCTGAGGTTGCTGTGCATTGTGGGCCGTTATCGGCAGAATTGTTAAGTGCGGCGCAGGTGCTGTATGTCAGCCCTGGTTTGGCGTTGACTACGCCAGCGTTGCAGGCGGCGATTGCCAGCGGCGTCAGCATCTCCGGCGATATTGATCTGTTTGCTCAGCATGCGCGTGCGCCGATTGTGGCGATTACCGGCTCGAATGCAAAAAGCACTGTGACTACCTTGGTCGGTCAGATGTGTAGCGCTGCAGGTTTAAATACCGCTATAGGTGGCAACCTGGGCACGCCAGCTCTTGATCTGCTCGATGATGCGATTGATGTCTATGTGATGGAGCTGTCCAGCTTTCAGTTAGAAACCACCTCGCATTTGCAGGCGCGGGTGGCGGTTTGCCTGAATATCAGTGAAGACCACATGGATCGTTATGCTGATTTGGATGCTTATATTGCAGCCAAGCAGCGTGTGTTTGATAACGCACAAACAGTAGTGATAAATCGTGATGACAAAGCATCGCAACCACAGCAGGCACAGGCTGCTGCGATCAGTTTTGGCCTATCAGAACCAGCGGCAGGTGAATTTGGCTTGCGTGAGCACGCTGCACAAACCTATTTAGCCTATGGCGATGAGTTACTGCTGCCGGTCAATGCTTTGAAAGTTCGCGGCAGCCATAACCACGCTAATGCGTTGGCCGCATTAGCTATTGGACAATCCATGCAGTTGCCGATGTCGGCCATGCTCAGTGCGTTACAAGCCTTTGCTGGGCTTGAACACCGCTGCCAGTGGCTGCGCAAGGTGCAGGGTGTGGATTGGTACAACGATTCCAAAGCAACCAATGTCGGCGCCGCTTTAGCTGCAATTGAAGGTTTAGGTGCTGAACATGCGGGTAAGTTGATCTTGATTGCCGGTGGTGATGGTAAGGGTGCAGATTTTTCCAGCTTGACAGCGGCTATTACAAAGTATTGCCGTGCGGTGGTTGTGCTGGGTCGTGATGCTGAACGTGTTGCGCAAGCCGTTGCTGACACTGTACCTGTTGAGCGCGTGGCCAGCTTGGAAGAGGCAGTTACTGCTGCTGCACAACTGGCGCGGGTTGGCGATAGTGTCTTGTTGGCTCCAGCCTGTGCCAGTTTGGATATGTTTAAGAATTTTGAAGCACGTGGCGAACTCTTTGCACAAGCTGTGGGGAGGTTGTTATGA
- the mraY gene encoding phospho-N-acetylmuramoyl-pentapeptide-transferase: MLLLLAEYLQQYHKGFAVFQYLTLRGVFGVLTALVMSLWLGPKMIRILRNLQIGQSVRTDGPQTHLSKSGTPTMGGALILASISISTLLWADLSNRYVWIVLLVTLLFGAIGWVDDYRKVVEKNSRGLPGRWKYFWQSVFGLGAALVLYFTAQSPAETALIVPFLKDISIPLGAGFVMLTYLVIVGTSNAVNLTDGLDGLAILPTVLVGGALGIFAYVSGHVTFAQYLFIPYVPGVGELIIFCGALVGAGLGFLWFNTYPAQVFMGDVGALALGAALGTVAVVVRQEIVLFIMGGVFVVETLSVVIQVASFKLTGKRVFRMAPIHHHFELKGWPEPRVIVRFWIITVVLVLVGLATLKLR, translated from the coding sequence ATGTTGCTTTTATTGGCGGAGTACTTACAGCAGTACCACAAAGGCTTTGCAGTCTTTCAGTACCTGACTCTGCGTGGGGTTTTTGGCGTGCTAACAGCATTGGTGATGTCGCTGTGGCTGGGTCCGAAAATGATTCGTATTTTACGCAATTTGCAAATTGGCCAATCGGTGCGCACTGACGGCCCGCAAACACATTTGTCTAAATCAGGTACGCCGACCATGGGTGGCGCACTGATTTTGGCCTCAATCAGCATCAGCACTTTACTTTGGGCTGATCTGAGCAACCGTTATGTATGGATTGTGTTGCTGGTCACCCTGCTGTTTGGTGCCATTGGTTGGGTTGATGACTATCGCAAAGTGGTGGAAAAAAATTCGCGCGGCTTGCCGGGCCGTTGGAAGTATTTCTGGCAGTCGGTGTTTGGTTTGGGGGCAGCTTTGGTGTTGTATTTCACCGCGCAAAGCCCTGCTGAAACAGCACTGATTGTGCCGTTTCTAAAAGACATCAGTATTCCGCTTGGCGCAGGCTTTGTGATGTTGACCTATTTAGTGATTGTCGGCACCAGTAATGCGGTGAACTTGACCGATGGTTTAGATGGCTTGGCTATTTTGCCGACAGTGTTAGTCGGTGGTGCGCTGGGTATTTTTGCCTATGTTTCAGGTCACGTCACGTTTGCTCAGTATTTGTTTATTCCGTATGTGCCGGGTGTTGGTGAGTTAATTATTTTCTGTGGTGCTTTGGTCGGTGCAGGCTTGGGTTTTTTGTGGTTCAACACCTATCCGGCACAAGTATTTATGGGCGATGTCGGTGCGTTAGCTTTGGGTGCAGCGCTGGGTACTGTGGCCGTAGTGGTTCGACAGGAAATTGTGCTGTTTATTATGGGCGGTGTGTTTGTCGTAGAAACCTTGTCGGTGGTGATCCAAGTCGCTTCCTTCAAGTTAACCGGCAAGCGCGTGTTTCGCATGGCACCGATCCATCACCATTTTGAATTAAAAGGCTGGCCAGAGCCGCGCGTGATTGTGCGCTTCTGGATCATTACCGTTGTGCTCGTCTTGGTGGGACTCGCCACCTTGAAGTTGAGGTAA
- the murF gene encoding UDP-N-acetylmuramoyl-tripeptide--D-alanyl-D-alanine ligase, whose protein sequence is MFNALQLSQLLEPLKATLKGDDVAFQSLTTDSRKANAGQLFVALRGEFFDGHDYLADVAKRGVVAAVVEAFQPQVKLPQLCVADTRIALGRIALLNRQQFTGKTVAVTGSSGKTTVKEMLASICRSALGATAVLATRGNLNNELGVPFTLLELNAQHRAAVIELGASRPGEIAYTAALTQPMVAVISNAGMAHAGEFGGPEQIILAKGEILDGLRAEQTAVLNLDDAAFAQWRARNSVCKVLSFSTANPAADIYASAVVSNDQGRMGFNLHGVAGECFIQLAVMGLHNVSNALAAAAAAHALGLSLTDIKQGLESMKAISGRSVVHECANHIQLIDDSYNANPASIRAAIDVLQTMPGQRVLVLGDMGELGAWAQQEHADIGSYANGKVDALFVVGPLMQHAVTQYCGVSGHFSEQNSLIEALLTQVSGPATLLIKGSRGAAMEKVVDALRTRLGDAF, encoded by the coding sequence ATGTTTAACGCATTGCAATTAAGCCAGCTGCTTGAGCCGCTAAAGGCAACCTTAAAAGGCGATGATGTTGCTTTCCAGAGTCTGACTACGGACAGTCGCAAAGCCAATGCTGGGCAACTGTTTGTTGCCTTGCGTGGTGAGTTTTTTGACGGCCATGATTACCTTGCTGATGTAGCCAAGCGTGGCGTGGTTGCTGCAGTGGTTGAAGCGTTTCAGCCGCAGGTTAAGCTGCCACAGCTTTGTGTTGCCGATACGCGTATTGCTTTAGGGCGCATTGCCCTACTCAATCGCCAGCAGTTTACCGGTAAGACGGTCGCTGTGACCGGTTCCAGCGGCAAAACCACAGTCAAAGAGATGCTGGCCAGTATTTGTCGTAGCGCACTGGGGGCAACAGCTGTGTTAGCGACACGGGGTAATTTAAATAATGAGTTGGGCGTGCCTTTTACCTTGCTTGAGCTCAATGCGCAGCACCGCGCTGCAGTGATTGAGTTGGGTGCATCACGTCCTGGTGAGATTGCCTACACGGCTGCGTTGACGCAGCCAATGGTGGCAGTCATCAGCAACGCAGGAATGGCGCATGCCGGTGAGTTTGGTGGCCCTGAGCAGATTATTTTAGCTAAAGGTGAAATCCTTGATGGCTTGCGCGCAGAGCAAACGGCCGTCCTTAATTTGGACGATGCTGCTTTTGCGCAATGGCGGGCACGCAACAGTGTTTGCAAGGTTTTGAGTTTTTCGACTGCTAATCCTGCGGCTGATATCTATGCCAGTGCTGTGGTCAGCAATGATCAAGGACGCATGGGTTTTAACTTACATGGCGTCGCTGGTGAATGTTTTATTCAGCTGGCGGTTATGGGTTTGCACAATGTCAGCAACGCGTTGGCGGCTGCTGCTGCAGCCCATGCTCTAGGCCTGTCGCTAACTGACATCAAGCAGGGTCTAGAAAGCATGAAAGCAATTTCTGGACGCAGCGTGGTGCATGAATGCGCCAATCATATCCAACTGATTGATGACAGCTATAACGCTAATCCAGCCTCCATTCGTGCAGCCATTGATGTGTTGCAAACCATGCCTGGGCAGCGCGTTTTAGTGCTGGGGGATATGGGTGAGCTAGGCGCTTGGGCGCAACAAGAACATGCCGATATTGGCAGCTATGCCAACGGTAAAGTGGATGCGCTATTTGTGGTTGGCCCGCTGATGCAGCATGCCGTTACGCAATATTGTGGTGTGTCGGGGCACTTTTCAGAACAAAACAGTCTGATCGAGGCACTGCTTACGCAAGTAAGCGGGCCTGCAACACTTTTAATCAAAGGTTCACGCGGTGCAGCAATGGAAAAGGTTGTTGATGCACTGCGTACACGTTTAGGGGACGCGTTCTGA